A window from Moritella yayanosii encodes these proteins:
- the rpoS gene encoding RNA polymerase sigma factor RpoS, with protein MSKITDENKLNVAEYKVSDNDRKAQSGMEIFEDEHLIPNDAKSLDATQLYLGEIGFSPLLTAEEEVFYARRALRGDASSRKRMIESNLRLVVKIARRYNNRGLALLDLIEEGNLGLIRAVEKFDPERGFRFSTYATWWIRQTIERAIMNQTRTIRLPIHVVKELNVYLRAARELAHELDHEPTAEDIADKLNKPVADVSKMLRLNERISSVDTPIGGDSEKVLLDIISDEKGDGPASRTQNDDIKFSIVRWLEELNPKQREVLARRFGLLGYDASTLEDVGREIGLTRERVRQIQVEALRRLREVLAQQGLSVEALFRL; from the coding sequence ATGAGCAAGATAACTGACGAAAATAAGTTAAACGTTGCAGAGTATAAAGTATCTGACAACGATAGAAAAGCACAGTCAGGGATGGAAATATTTGAAGATGAACACCTCATTCCTAACGATGCAAAAAGCTTAGATGCAACGCAGCTTTATCTTGGGGAAATTGGTTTTTCACCATTGTTGACCGCAGAAGAAGAAGTTTTTTATGCACGTCGTGCATTACGCGGTGATGCCAGTTCAAGAAAACGTATGATCGAAAGTAATCTGCGTTTAGTGGTTAAAATCGCGAGACGTTATAATAACCGCGGGTTGGCCCTATTAGACTTGATTGAAGAGGGTAACCTTGGTCTGATCCGTGCAGTAGAGAAATTTGATCCCGAACGTGGTTTTCGCTTCTCAACCTATGCGACATGGTGGATAAGGCAAACCATTGAACGTGCCATTATGAACCAAACCCGAACCATTCGCTTGCCCATCCATGTGGTTAAAGAACTCAATGTTTATCTTCGTGCTGCGCGTGAACTCGCCCATGAACTAGATCATGAACCCACCGCTGAAGATATTGCGGATAAATTAAATAAACCGGTTGCTGATGTCAGTAAAATGCTACGCTTGAATGAGCGGATAAGTTCGGTTGATACGCCTATTGGTGGTGATTCCGAAAAAGTATTATTAGACATTATATCGGATGAAAAAGGCGATGGACCGGCAAGCCGTACCCAAAATGATGATATTAAATTCAGTATCGTCCGCTGGCTTGAAGAACTGAATCCCAAACAAAGAGAAGTGCTGGCTAGGCGCTTTGGGTTGTTAGGTTATGATGCTTCAACGCTTGAAGATGTCGGGCGTGAAATAGGCTTAACCCGTGAGCGTGTTCGGCAAATCCAAGTCGAGGCATTGCGACGACTACGGGAGGTGCTCGCCCAGCAGGGCTTATCTGTTGAAGCGTTATTTAGGCTATAA
- a CDS encoding peptidoglycan DD-metalloendopeptidase family protein, with amino-acid sequence MVSKRLLSHVRACNLWYRIGCYLLLVQLVGCTIANHNPAPVTSVQGYKIELRSHINTPSYRVKKGETLYAIAWRSNQDFKFLAALNQIPDPYQIYPGQVLKLKGKIPASVYKKPTPVKIAKTTNSNANKSTAKTSIKAPLKPLVKPATITTVTAKTSDRPPTKSKPPVNAKPVVKVVKPNAMVSNNKLKWSWPASGKLIRTYSTSKSGQQGVNIAGSLGRNIIASENGRVVYSGNGLRGYGNLIIIKHNDDYLSAYAYNQKLLVKEQQWVKAGQKIATMGNSGPNSGAELYFEIRYRGKPVNPMRYLPKR; translated from the coding sequence ATGGTCAGTAAGAGATTATTAAGTCATGTACGCGCGTGCAATCTTTGGTACCGCATCGGGTGTTATTTACTGTTGGTACAGTTAGTTGGTTGTACGATTGCCAATCATAACCCCGCGCCTGTCACGAGTGTTCAAGGTTATAAAATTGAACTACGATCGCATATTAATACGCCAAGTTATCGTGTTAAAAAAGGTGAAACTTTGTATGCAATTGCCTGGCGAAGTAATCAAGATTTCAAATTTTTAGCAGCCTTAAATCAGATCCCAGATCCTTATCAAATTTACCCTGGTCAAGTATTAAAACTGAAAGGGAAAATCCCCGCGTCAGTTTATAAAAAACCGACACCGGTGAAAATAGCTAAAACAACCAATAGTAATGCCAATAAAAGTACCGCTAAAACCAGCATTAAAGCACCATTAAAACCATTAGTTAAACCGGCAACCATCACAACGGTTACTGCGAAAACAAGCGATAGACCGCCAACGAAAAGTAAACCGCCGGTGAACGCTAAGCCTGTGGTGAAAGTAGTGAAACCCAACGCGATGGTGAGTAATAATAAACTGAAATGGAGTTGGCCAGCTTCAGGAAAATTAATTCGCACTTATTCTACCAGTAAATCAGGACAGCAAGGTGTCAATATTGCCGGTTCATTGGGGCGAAATATCATCGCGTCAGAAAATGGTCGTGTGGTTTATTCCGGTAATGGTTTACGTGGTTATGGTAACTTGATCATCATCAAACATAACGATGATTACTTAAGTGCGTATGCCTACAACCAAAAGCTATTAGTCAAAGAACAACAATGGGTTAAGGCTGGTCAGAAAATCGCAACCATGGGTAATTCTGGCCCGAACTCAGGTGCTGAATTGTATTTTGAGATCCGTTATCGCGGTAAACCAGTTAACCCCATGCGCTATTTGCCTAAGCGTTAA
- a CDS encoding protein-L-isoaspartate(D-aspartate) O-methyltransferase: MIKLGNTGVAGQRIKALLEQQGISVPSVLTAIQDTPRDYFVEEAFALQAWGNQALPIGAGQTISQPYIVARMTELLMQTNPQRVLEIGTGSGYQTAILAQVFPRVYSVERIQALRWQAKRRLKNLDLHNVMMKYGDGWQGWPSKGPFDAIIVTAAAAAVPQALLTQLTDGGQLILPLGVESQVLQVITRNGDNYTSQNVEHVRFVPLVQGELA; the protein is encoded by the coding sequence ATGATCAAACTTGGTAATACTGGGGTGGCAGGGCAGCGTATAAAAGCGTTGCTTGAACAACAAGGCATTAGTGTGCCAAGTGTATTGACGGCCATACAAGATACGCCACGTGACTATTTTGTTGAGGAAGCGTTTGCATTGCAGGCATGGGGCAACCAGGCCTTGCCAATTGGTGCTGGGCAGACCATCTCACAGCCTTACATCGTTGCCAGAATGACGGAACTGTTAATGCAGACTAATCCACAACGGGTGCTGGAAATTGGGACTGGTTCGGGTTATCAAACGGCTATTTTAGCGCAGGTTTTTCCGCGTGTTTATTCGGTGGAACGGATCCAAGCATTACGGTGGCAAGCGAAACGTAGGTTAAAGAATCTTGACCTGCACAATGTCATGATGAAATACGGTGATGGTTGGCAAGGCTGGCCAAGCAAGGGGCCATTTGATGCGATTATAGTAACCGCTGCAGCTGCTGCGGTGCCACAAGCATTATTAACGCAGTTGACGGATGGTGGGCAACTTATTCTGCCATTGGGTGTCGAATCTCAAGTATTACAAGTTATTACCCGTAATGGCGATAACTATACCAGTCAAAATGTTGAACATGTACGCTTTGTGCCGTTAGTTCAAGGCGAATTAGCGTGA
- the truD gene encoding tRNA pseudouridine(13) synthase TruD: MLPEFEYLYGKPSVTGFIKQEAADFVVIENLGFELTGEGEHIFISIRKIGENTQYVARALAKAAGVSGKDVSYAGLKDRHAITEQWFGIHMAGKETPDFSVIETAQIKVLKIVRHNKKLRTGALKGNQFTLKLTDLSSTDGLAERLEKIKTIGVPNYFGEQRFGQHGNNIVRAQAMFAGEKVKDRNKRSFYISAARSLIFNQVVSERIKQDKWQTAMSGDCFILQGSNSFFAEETLTDDIIERVAQGALQLSAPLVGKGNSSAMNDALAFENSVITQYPELLDGLIAAGLRQERKAIILRPQNFSYELAEDSLTVSFYLPSGCFATSIVRELIEEKVVIRHFDQELKSGTV, encoded by the coding sequence ATGCTTCCTGAATTTGAATATCTATATGGCAAACCTAGCGTAACAGGTTTTATCAAGCAGGAAGCTGCCGACTTTGTGGTGATTGAAAACTTGGGTTTTGAATTAACCGGTGAAGGTGAACACATTTTCATCTCTATCCGTAAGATCGGTGAGAATACCCAATATGTTGCTCGGGCATTAGCCAAAGCGGCAGGTGTCTCCGGCAAGGATGTGAGTTATGCAGGGCTTAAAGACCGTCATGCCATCACGGAACAATGGTTTGGTATTCACATGGCGGGTAAAGAAACCCCTGATTTTTCTGTGATTGAAACCGCGCAAATTAAAGTATTAAAAATTGTTCGTCATAACAAAAAATTACGTACTGGTGCATTAAAAGGTAACCAATTTACATTAAAATTAACGGATCTAAGCAGTACCGATGGATTGGCCGAGCGTTTAGAGAAAATTAAAACCATCGGCGTGCCGAACTATTTCGGTGAACAGCGATTTGGTCAACACGGTAATAACATTGTGCGCGCACAAGCGATGTTTGCGGGTGAAAAAGTAAAAGATCGTAATAAGCGTAGTTTTTATATTTCAGCTGCACGCAGTTTGATATTCAACCAAGTTGTCAGTGAACGTATTAAACAAGATAAATGGCAAACTGCAATGTCAGGTGATTGCTTCATTTTACAGGGGTCTAATTCGTTCTTTGCGGAAGAAACCTTAACTGACGACATTATTGAGCGTGTTGCCCAAGGCGCGCTACAACTATCGGCCCCGTTAGTTGGCAAAGGTAACAGCAGTGCGATGAACGACGCATTGGCATTTGAAAACAGCGTTATTACGCAATATCCAGAATTGCTCGACGGCCTCATTGCCGCAGGTCTACGTCAGGAGCGTAAAGCGATAATATTGCGGCCACAAAACTTCAGTTATGAATTAGCTGAAGATAGCTTAACGGTGAGCTTCTATCTGCCATCAGGGTGTTTTGCGACAAGTATTGTACGTGAATTGATTGAAGAAAAAGTAGTGATTCGTCATTTTGACCAAGAACTTAAATCAGGAACCGTATGA
- the ispF gene encoding 2-C-methyl-D-erythritol 2,4-cyclodiphosphate synthase translates to MFRIGHGFDVHKFGNAGPVMINGVAIPYEQGFLAHSDGDVALHAICDALLGALALGDIGHHFPDTSAEFENIDSRILLRDVFSKVKELGYRIGNLDVTIIAQAPKIAPHIQAMRAVLSADLETELSAVNVKATTTEKLGFTGRKEGVACEAVVLLMKNT, encoded by the coding sequence ATGTTTAGAATTGGCCATGGTTTTGACGTACATAAATTTGGTAATGCTGGTCCGGTGATGATTAATGGTGTCGCGATCCCTTATGAACAAGGTTTTTTGGCGCATTCTGATGGTGATGTCGCTTTACATGCGATCTGCGATGCATTGCTTGGTGCTTTAGCACTTGGCGATATCGGTCACCACTTCCCTGATACATCTGCAGAGTTTGAAAATATCGACAGCCGTATTTTATTGCGTGACGTATTTAGTAAAGTAAAAGAACTCGGTTATCGCATTGGTAACTTAGACGTCACCATTATTGCCCAAGCGCCTAAGATTGCGCCGCATATTCAAGCGATGCGCGCCGTATTAAGTGCCGATCTTGAAACCGAATTATCAGCCGTAAATGTGAAAGCAACCACCACCGAAAAACTCGGCTTTACTGGCCGTAAAGAAGGCGTGGCATGCGAAGCTGTCGTGCTGTTAATGAAAAATACATAA
- the ispD gene encoding 2-C-methyl-D-erythritol 4-phosphate cytidylyltransferase — MTEQFIAVVPAAGVGARMGASIPKQYLMLQDKTVIEHTLTALLSHPRIAQVVVALGPEDGWFADLTIANDPAIIRVDGGKERADSVLAGLQACQSYNWVLVHDAARPCLTHADIDSLIAGALASKHGAILGCQVRDTMKRTNAQGNIITTVDRELLWHALTPQMFPVTLLTNALTTGLADKANITDEASAIELLGFTPKMVIGRADNIKITRPEDMPLATLFLQQLTQRY; from the coding sequence ATGACTGAACAATTTATTGCGGTGGTCCCAGCCGCTGGTGTAGGCGCTCGCATGGGCGCGAGTATTCCCAAACAATACTTAATGCTACAAGACAAAACGGTTATTGAACATACGCTAACTGCACTATTAAGCCACCCTCGTATTGCCCAAGTTGTGGTGGCACTCGGACCCGAAGATGGTTGGTTTGCCGACCTGACGATTGCCAATGACCCGGCTATTATCCGCGTTGATGGTGGTAAAGAGCGTGCTGATTCGGTATTAGCAGGATTGCAGGCCTGTCAGTCATATAACTGGGTGTTGGTACATGATGCTGCCCGCCCATGTTTAACTCATGCTGATATCGACAGTCTCATTGCTGGTGCGCTGGCATCTAAACATGGTGCTATTCTTGGATGTCAGGTTCGCGATACAATGAAGCGTACAAATGCACAAGGTAATATTATTACCACTGTCGATCGTGAGCTATTGTGGCATGCGTTAACGCCACAGATGTTTCCAGTGACGTTACTGACCAATGCGTTAACGACAGGCTTAGCAGACAAAGCCAATATCACCGATGAAGCATCCGCGATTGAGTTATTAGGGTTTACACCTAAGATGGTGATTGGTCGCGCGGATAATATTAAAATAACGCGTCCAGAAGACATGCCGTTAGCAACCCTGTTTTTACAGCAATTAACGCAGCGTTACTAA
- the ftsB gene encoding cell division protein FtsB has translation MRLLYFVLILILSLLSYHFIVGNNGVMDYKRIEREVNIQYSNNQVLIERNTALKNEILDLRNGYDAIEERTRNELGMIKEGETFYRIINVDH, from the coding sequence ATGCGCCTGCTTTATTTTGTATTAATCTTAATTCTAAGCTTATTGAGCTATCATTTTATTGTCGGTAATAATGGCGTGATGGACTACAAGCGTATCGAACGTGAAGTCAATATCCAGTACAGCAATAATCAAGTGTTAATCGAACGTAATACTGCGCTAAAAAACGAGATCTTAGATCTGCGTAATGGCTACGACGCGATTGAAGAACGTACCCGTAATGAACTGGGTATGATTAAAGAAGGTGAAACTTTCTACCGTATAATTAATGTTGATCACTAG
- the eno gene encoding phosphopyruvate hydratase yields MSKIVKIIGREIMDSRGNPTVEAEVHLDGGFIGMAPAPSGASTGSREALELRDGDKTRFLGKGVLKAVAAINGPIAEALMGKDATDQAAIDQIMIDLDGTENKAQFGANAILAVSLANAKAAASAKGLPLYAHIAELNGTPGQYSMPLPMMNIINGGEHADNNIDIQEFMIQPVGAKTFREAVRIGAEVFHNLAKVLKSKGLSTAVGDEGGFAPNLESNAAALAAIEEAVKAAGYEMGKDVTLAMDCAASEFYNKEEGIYDLKGEGKKFTAEEFNHYLAGLVDQYPIVSIEDGLDESDWAGFKHQTELLGDKIQLVGDDLFVTNTKILARGIKEGITNSILIKFNQIGTLTETLAAIKMAKDAGFTAIISHRSGETEDATIADLAVGTCAGQIKTGSMSRSDRVAKYNQLIRIEEALGDAAPFHGLKEVKGQA; encoded by the coding sequence ATGTCTAAGATCGTTAAAATTATTGGTCGCGAAATCATGGATTCACGTGGTAATCCTACTGTTGAAGCTGAAGTTCACCTAGACGGTGGTTTCATCGGTATGGCACCTGCTCCATCTGGCGCTTCTACGGGTTCACGCGAAGCACTTGAATTACGTGATGGCGACAAAACGCGCTTTTTAGGTAAAGGTGTGCTTAAAGCTGTCGCTGCAATCAATGGCCCTATCGCTGAAGCGCTAATGGGAAAAGATGCAACTGATCAAGCTGCAATCGACCAAATCATGATCGATCTAGACGGCACTGAAAACAAAGCTCAATTCGGTGCTAACGCTATCCTTGCTGTGTCTTTGGCTAACGCTAAAGCGGCTGCATCTGCAAAAGGTTTACCACTATACGCTCACATTGCTGAGTTAAACGGTACGCCTGGTCAATACTCTATGCCTTTACCTATGATGAACATCATCAACGGTGGCGAGCACGCTGATAACAACATCGACATTCAAGAGTTCATGATCCAACCGGTTGGCGCTAAAACTTTTAGAGAAGCAGTACGTATCGGTGCTGAAGTATTCCACAACCTAGCTAAAGTACTTAAGTCTAAAGGTCTAAGCACTGCCGTTGGTGACGAAGGTGGTTTCGCGCCTAACCTAGAATCAAATGCTGCTGCACTCGCTGCAATTGAAGAAGCGGTTAAAGCAGCGGGTTATGAAATGGGTAAAGACGTTACACTGGCTATGGATTGTGCTGCTTCTGAGTTTTATAACAAAGAAGAAGGTATCTACGATCTTAAAGGCGAAGGTAAGAAATTTACTGCTGAAGAGTTCAACCATTATCTTGCTGGTCTTGTTGACCAATACCCAATCGTATCGATTGAAGATGGTCTAGATGAATCTGATTGGGCTGGTTTCAAACACCAGACTGAACTATTGGGTGACAAGATCCAATTAGTGGGTGATGATTTATTCGTTACGAACACTAAGATTTTGGCACGTGGTATTAAAGAAGGTATCACTAACTCAATCTTAATCAAATTTAACCAAATTGGTACACTAACAGAAACGTTAGCGGCAATTAAGATGGCGAAAGACGCAGGATTTACAGCTATAATCTCTCACCGTTCTGGTGAAACTGAAGATGCAACGATTGCTGATCTTGCTGTTGGTACATGTGCTGGCCAAATCAAAACAGGTTCTATGAGCCGTTCTGATCGTGTTGCTAAGTACAATCAACTAATCCGTATCGAAGAAGCGCTAGGTGATGCTGCTCCTTTCCACGGTCTTAAAGAGGTTAAGGGTCAAGCTTAA
- a CDS encoding CTP synthase, whose product MTTKYVFVTGGVVSSLGKGIAAASLAAILEARGLKVTMMKLDPYINIDPGTMSPIQHGEVFVTDDGAETDLDLGHYERFIRTHMTKRNNFTTGKVYSSVLAKERRGDYLGATIQVIPHITNEIKERVIAGCEGFDIAVVEVGGTVGDIESQPFLEALRQMGVQLGRDHTMFMHLTLVPYLAAAGEVKTKPTQHSVKELRSIGIQPDILICRSDRNVPANERAKISLFCNVEEKAVISLKDVDSIYKIPALLKAQGLDELVVNRFGITAPEADLAEWEQVIFEEANPTDEIVIGMVGKYIELPDAYKSVNEALKHGGLKNRLSVKIKYIDSQDLEVRGTDILKTVDGILVPGGFGERGIEGKILAAQYARENNVPYFGICLGMQVALIEFARNVVGLEGAHSTEFNPETKFPVVGLITEWTDDTGKVEERTGSSDMGGTMRLGAQLCHLKAGSKVREMYGSATIKERHRHRYEVNNNLLAKIEKAGLEVTGLSADKKLVEIIENPNHPWFIAAQFHPEFTSTPRDGHALFEGFIKAAGENKKSSTS is encoded by the coding sequence ATGACAACTAAGTACGTTTTTGTTACTGGTGGGGTAGTATCCTCATTAGGTAAAGGTATTGCGGCAGCATCATTAGCAGCTATTTTAGAAGCACGTGGCTTAAAAGTCACAATGATGAAACTAGACCCTTACATTAACATTGATCCGGGTACAATGAGCCCGATTCAACATGGTGAAGTATTCGTAACGGACGATGGTGCTGAGACCGATCTAGATCTAGGTCATTATGAGCGCTTTATTCGTACTCACATGACTAAACGTAATAACTTTACGACGGGTAAAGTATATTCATCTGTGCTGGCCAAAGAGCGCCGTGGTGATTACTTAGGTGCAACCATTCAGGTTATTCCACATATTACTAATGAGATCAAAGAACGCGTTATTGCGGGCTGTGAAGGCTTTGATATTGCAGTAGTAGAAGTGGGCGGTACGGTAGGTGATATTGAATCACAACCGTTCCTAGAAGCATTACGTCAAATGGGTGTGCAACTGGGTCGTGATCACACCATGTTTATGCATCTAACATTAGTACCTTATTTAGCGGCTGCTGGTGAAGTTAAAACAAAACCAACACAGCATTCAGTGAAAGAGTTACGTTCAATTGGTATTCAGCCTGACATCCTAATTTGTCGTTCTGATCGTAATGTACCAGCGAACGAACGCGCTAAAATCTCGTTATTCTGTAACGTAGAAGAAAAAGCCGTGATCTCACTGAAAGATGTGGACAGTATTTATAAAATTCCGGCGCTATTAAAAGCACAAGGTTTAGATGAACTTGTGGTTAACCGTTTTGGTATCACTGCACCTGAAGCGGATCTCGCTGAATGGGAACAGGTTATTTTTGAAGAAGCGAATCCAACTGATGAAATCGTGATTGGTATGGTCGGTAAATATATCGAACTACCCGATGCTTATAAATCAGTAAACGAAGCACTTAAGCACGGTGGTCTGAAAAACCGTCTAAGTGTGAAGATCAAATACATCGACTCGCAAGATCTTGAAGTTCGAGGCACCGATATACTGAAAACAGTAGACGGTATTTTAGTACCAGGCGGTTTTGGTGAACGTGGTATTGAAGGCAAGATCCTTGCTGCACAATATGCACGTGAGAATAACGTACCTTACTTCGGTATCTGTCTTGGTATGCAAGTAGCGTTAATCGAATTTGCACGTAATGTTGTAGGCCTAGAAGGCGCTCATTCAACAGAATTTAACCCTGAGACTAAATTCCCGGTAGTTGGCTTAATTACCGAGTGGACTGATGATACGGGTAAGGTTGAAGAACGTACTGGTAGCTCAGATATGGGTGGTACTATGCGTTTAGGAGCACAACTGTGTCATCTGAAAGCGGGGAGTAAAGTAAGAGAAATGTACGGTAGTGCGACGATTAAAGAACGTCATCGTCACCGTTATGAAGTTAACAACAACCTTCTCGCTAAAATCGAAAAAGCAGGCCTTGAAGTAACGGGTTTATCTGCTGACAAGAAATTAGTCGAAATTATTGAGAATCCGAATCATCCTTGGTTTATTGCTGCGCAATTTCACCCGGAATTCACCTCAACACCACGTGATGGTCATGCATTATTTGAAGGGTTCATTAAGGCAGCTGGTGAAAATAAAAAATCATCAACTAGCTAA
- the mazG gene encoding nucleoside triphosphate pyrophosphohydrolase, whose translation MKEKYTINDLRHMVEQLRDPDTGCPWNLQQNFASIAKFTLEEAYEVIDSIESNDIKGLEGEIGDLLYHVLYYTQLGQEQALFSFDDVIQQLAAKIIRRHPSIFGEIKLQSKSEIIVAWEKQKSQERLKNHKSAVPHSVLDNIPNVFPALVRAAKIQQRAATVNFDFNGYKQALSKVYEEIDEVVSEADAAVIDDDKLEEELGDLLFSVVNVTRHLKHDPEQALRKANEKFEKRFRQVEVLALQNGKSLSDCSISEMESLWQKVK comes from the coding sequence TTGAAAGAAAAGTACACGATTAATGATTTACGCCATATGGTTGAACAATTACGTGATCCAGATACAGGATGTCCTTGGAACCTACAGCAAAACTTTGCCTCGATAGCTAAATTTACGTTAGAAGAAGCATATGAAGTGATTGATAGCATTGAAAGTAATGACATTAAAGGTCTGGAAGGTGAAATTGGCGATCTGCTTTATCACGTACTCTATTATACCCAATTAGGACAGGAGCAAGCATTATTCAGCTTTGATGACGTTATTCAACAGCTTGCAGCAAAAATAATCCGGCGTCACCCATCTATTTTTGGTGAAATAAAACTACAATCTAAATCTGAAATTATAGTTGCATGGGAAAAACAAAAATCTCAAGAGCGCTTAAAAAATCATAAAAGCGCAGTTCCACACAGTGTATTAGACAACATTCCTAATGTCTTTCCGGCTCTAGTTCGCGCCGCGAAAATACAGCAGCGTGCCGCCACGGTGAACTTTGATTTTAATGGTTACAAGCAAGCATTATCAAAGGTTTACGAAGAGATTGACGAGGTCGTATCGGAAGCCGATGCGGCGGTCATTGATGATGACAAACTTGAAGAAGAGTTAGGTGATCTATTGTTCTCGGTGGTGAATGTGACGCGCCATCTAAAACACGATCCTGAGCAAGCACTTCGTAAGGCAAATGAAAAGTTTGAAAAAAGATTTAGGCAGGTAGAAGTACTTGCATTACAGAATGGTAAGTCACTAAGTGATTGTTCTATAAGTGAAATGGAATCACTATGGCAGAAAGTGAAATAA